DNA sequence from the Carnobacterium funditum DSM 5970 genome:
GGTGATTGGTATTTCCAAGAAATTACAATGCTCTTCTTCCTAATGGCAGTTGTCATTGGATTATTTTATAGAATGCCTGAAGGCGATATTGTTGACTCCTTTATAGATGGAGCAAAAGATTTGTTAAGTGTAGCATTAGTAGTTGCTATCGCTCGTGGTATACAAGTTGTTATGAACGATGGCATGATTACTGCGACAATTTTAAGTTGGGGCGAAAAAGGCTTAAGCGGTTTGTCTCCAGTTATTTTTACTATTTTAACGTATATTTTCTATATTCCAATGTCTTTCCTAATCCCATCTACTTCTGGATTAGCAGCTGCGACTATGGGTATTATGGGTCCGTTAGGGACTTTTTCAGACGTGCCTCAACATTTGGTCATCACAGCTTATCAGGCCGCTAGTGGCTTCATCAATTTGATCACTCCTACTTCTGGAGTTGTTATGGGCGCATTAGCTATTGCTAGACTTGATGTTACTGTTTGGTGGAAATTCATGTTTAAACTAATGGTTATTATCTTCGTACTTTCTTGTGTCATCCTTGGTGTAGCCGCTGCAGTCAGTTAAAGAATACATCTATTTTTATTTGTTGCTAAACTTTAAAAAATGAAAGGAGCATTTCATGAAAACATTTATTCAAGAGCAGCATAAAACTGCTTGTATTGAAACTATTAAAACGTTAATTTCTTATCCTTCTTATTTAAGAGAAGACGATAAAGGCGATACTCCTTTTGGCGACGATATTCAAGCCGTTTTAGAAAAGACTCTTACGATTTGCGAAGAGCTAGGAATGAAGTCTTATTTAGATCCAGAAGGCTATTATGGGTATGCAGATTATGGTGAAGGAGAAGAGTCTTTAGCTATTCTGTGTCACTTGGATGTGGTCCCTCCTGGTAATTTAGACTTATGGGAAAGCAATCCATTCAAAGCTACTGAAAGGAATGACGCTATCTACGGAAGAGGTTCTCAAGATGACAAAGGGCCTGCAATGGCCGCTCTTTACGCCTTTAAAGCCGTAGTTGATTCTGGTGTAACATTTAAAAAGCGCATTCGTTTCATTTTTGGTACCGATGAAGAAACTTTATGGAGATGTTTAGATCGATACAATGAATTAGAAAAACCTTCCACGATGGGATTCGCACCTGATGCTGAATTCCCATTAACCTATGCAGAAAAAGGGTTATTACAAATAAAACTGCATGGACCAGGAGATTCAGATTTAAGAATAAATTGTGGGAAATCTTTAAATATTGTTCCCGACGAAGCTGGCTATCAAGGTTACCTTAACGATAAATTAGAAAATGAATTAAAATCATTAGGTTTTGATTATCAACTATCAAACGAAAAAATTATCGTCAAAGGAAAAGCTGTTCACTCTAAAGATGCACCTGAAGGAATAAATGCTATTACTCGATTAGTAACAGCTCTCTTTCCACATACTGAAAATAAAACAATGGCCTTTATTACCGAAAAATTAAATAATGATCCAACTGGACAAACTATTTTTGGGAAGGTACAAGATGATATTTCCGGGCCTCTTACTGTTAATTTAGCTACTTTAGTCATTAATGAAACAGAGTCCACAATTGGCTTAGATTTGAGAATTCCTGTAACAGGCAATAAAGAAGACCTGGTTGGTCAGTTAATAACGAGTGCAGAAGAGTATCAGCTCACTTATGAAGAATACGATTACCTTGCTTCATTGTATGTTTCAAAAGATAGTTTGCTAGTGACAACTTTATTAGATGTATACCGTGAAAAAACCGGAGATAAGAGTGATCCGTTAACTTCTGGTGGAGCTACTTTCGCGCGAACAATGAAAAATTGTGTAGCTTTTGGAGCTGTATTCCCAGATTCTGAAGTTACTTTCCATATGCCTAATGAAAAAATGACTATACGTGATATATATAACGCCATGGACATTTATGCAGAATCTATCTATCGACTAGCTTGTAAATAAAGGTTGTAAAATAAAGGGCATCAGTGAGTTAAAAACTTCACTGACGTCCTTTTTCTTATCTATAAAAATATAAATAGAAAATAAGTGGGTCCTCCACTAATATGGTAGTCGCCGAAAACACACCATCAGAAGGAACTCACTTATCTACTTTAAATAATAGGCTAAAAATACTATATCAGGCTGATTAATACCCGTTTACGATCCAGGATCAAAAATACCATTGAAGACTACTATTTTTCATCAATATCATTTGATAGAGCAGCCAAATAAAAAAGAAACGGATTGTTTCGGTGTCAGACACAGCGAAACGATCCGTTAGTAGATAGATAAACCAATATGTTATCTATTTATGTATAATACTGCTTAATAAAGCAACTGGGCTAGCTGGATTCGAACCAACGCATAAGGGAGTCAAAGTCCCTTGCCTTACCGCTTGGCTATAGCCCAATTATGGTGGAGGGGGGCAGATTCGAACTGCCGAACCCGAAGGAGCGGATTTACAGTCCGCCGCGTTTAGCCACTTCGCTACCCCTCCTGATAAAAAACTTACTCATTGCTATTTAAAAAGAATTTGATGCCGGCTAAAGGAGTTGAACCCTCGACCCTCTGATTACGATTCAGATGCTCTACCAACTGAGCTAAGCCGGCACATCATTATAGTATAATCTCTTTAAAAACATGACCCGTACGGGATTCGAACCCGTGATACCGCCGTGAAAGGGCGGTGTCTTAACCACTTGACCAACGGGCCTAAAGTTATTTAATCTTTAAACACAAGATTTATTATATAAACAATTCCAGTAAATGTAAAGAGTAAAACTGAATTTATTGAATAATTTAATCCTATTTTCATTTTACATATGTTTTATTCAGTTTTTTCTTCATGTCCTATCAACTTTCATTAAAAAAAGCAATTAGCAAGTACTGATTTGATATCAACTCAAACTGGTACCTACTAATTTTCTTATCTCTTCAACATTAATCTACTAAAACTCTACTCCTGACAATACTAACTATTTTACCATTAGCAGTGCTGGTTATTTTTTACTTGCTTTATTTCGCTTGTATACTACTGTAAATTTCTGGTTTTCTTTCAAACAGTGTTTTTGCGTAAGGACATAACGGAATAATTTTTTTATTTTCTATACGCATCTCTTTAACCACGCGATTAACTAATTCCTCTGCTATTCCCTGTCCTCTTAAAGATGGATCAACAAATGTATGATCTAAAATAACTTTGTCATCTCCGGAAGGAACATAAGTTACTTCAGCAATCATTTTCCCGTTTTCATCATTTTTATAAAATCGGTTCTCAGTTTTTTCAAAATTCATTTCTGCACATCCATCCCTCTTTATAAATTAAACATAGTTTACAACTTTTATTAAAAAAATCAAGAAATAGCAAAACCAATTTTACCAAATTGCTTGCCTTTTTCTAAACGGTCGAAAGCTTTTTTAAAATCCTCTATCTTAAAAATTTTATCAACTACTGGTCTAATATTGTGTTTTCCTATAAAATCAAGCATCGCTTGGTATTCTTCTGAACTACCCATCGTCGTTCCTTTTAGTGTATACTGTCCGTAAAAAAACTCTCTCAAATTAAATTCAATTTTATCGCCAGTTGATGACCCAATCAAAACCATTGTTCCACCTTTTCGTAATTGATTTAATGACTGATGAAATGTAGCCGCTCCAACGGTTTCAATGACTACATCTACTTTTTCTTCTTTTAAGAGTTCATTCCAATCGCCTTCACTTTGAATACCTTTATTTGCTCCCAATTTTTTTGCTTGCTCCAATTTATCTTTTGAACGAGAAGTTACATAAACCGATGCACCTATTGCTTTGGCAAACTGCAATAAATAAGTAGCTACTCCTCCTCCAATTCCTGGAATTAAAATAGTATCATCCTTAGTCACGTTTCCTTTAGTAAATAGGGCCCGATAAGCAGTTAATGCCGATAGAGATAAAACACTTGCTTCTTCCATGGATAAATATTCTGGTTTCATAACTATATTCTCTATTGGAAGAATAATTTCTTCAGCAAATGTACCTGATACAGGATTACCTAATATTTCCAAATTTTCTGGTGCTGCATCAGAAACCTTTATCCAATTCAATCCCGGATTGATAATTACTTTATCCCCTACTTTGAAATTTTTATTTTCTGTTAGTATTTCACTGATTTCTCCTACTCCATCAGACCCGATAATTAAGGGTTCTGCATTTTCATCATGTTGAGCAATGGTAAATAAATCCCGATGATTCAATCCAGCAAAATGAAGCTTTATTCGAACCTCTTCTTTTTTTAATTCTTGATTTTTTGTTTCTTCATAATGTAATCCATCCATACCTTTTTTATATTTGTGTACCAATGCTTTCAAGTTATCACTCCTATTTATAAATTACACTAAGTATACAGCTTACTATAAAAAGTTACAAAAAAAGGATGCTGGATGATAGTGTTAATCTATTGTTGGAAAAAATAATTAGACCTCGTTAACGTTTTTCACTCTGATTAAGTAATGTCCACCGCACTTCATTTGCTTCATCTGATAAAAAGGCGAAATAAAATTCTTTCACCTTTTTATCAGATCCATTTGAAAAGCTTTATTTCCCACGTAAACCTTTTAATACAATGCTTAATTGTTTTTTTATTTTGTGTCAGTGCTGGAAGATTACCCGCTGCGCTTTGAGATTGTTGGCCATATGCTCGATTAACTCGTTTATCTAGCTTTTCTATCGTTGTTTGATACGACTGATCTTTCACTCTATTTAATATCTCAGCTTCTAATCCCAAATCCATACGACTATGAGAAGTTAATTCTAGATGATCATCTACCAAATAAGTAAACTGTCCGTTTAGTTTATTTTTATAATACGTTCTATTTAAGACGCTATCTCACATCGTTGTAGAAAGTAGCTTCTCATCATTTTTCCGTTGAATGTCCCACGTTTCTTTTCTAGCTGGATGGTTGTTTCAGAGAACCATCTAAGTTCTCAATAAAGTTTTCTACCAAGGCAATGCCAATTTGATTCATCGATTCTTGAACGTTGGAAACGAGATTGTGGAAGGTTAATTCTTTCCTCTGTGTTAAATCTAAATTTTTTACCATTGTTTCACTGATTTTCCCAACTGTTTGCTGTATAATATCCATTAAGGAACAACTCCTGTTCTATGTTTTTAGTGGTAAAAACAGTTTACACAGGAGTTGTTTCTTTTTTTCGTTTCCAATAATTACTTTACACTAACATGCTGGATGATAGTCGGATAAAAAATTTATACACAAAAAAAATTAGACAAAGAAGGTTGAGAAACTAAAGACACTGTTTCTCAACCTTCTTTTAATTAAGCCACTTGCCGGATTCGAACCGGCGACCTCTTCCTTACCATGGAAGCGCTCTACCGACTGAGCTAAAGCGGCGAAAATTATAAATAAACAAAAAAATACTCCGCAAGCAGGATTCGAACCTGCGACATCATGATTAACAGTCATGCGCTCTACCAGCTGAGCTATTGCGGAATGATGAAGATGCGCGGCAGCGTCCTACTCTCACAAAGGGAAACCCTTCACTACCATCGGCGCTAAGAAGCTTAACTGCTGTGTTCGGCATGGGAACAGGTGTGACCTTCTTGCCATCGCCACCACACATCTTACATATAAGAGAACGTTGTTCTCTCAAAACTGGATAGTGTTTAACTATAAGGGCTTAAAACCGTTTCTTCATCGTTTAAAAATTGGTTAAGTCCTCGACCGATTAGTATTGGTCCGCTCCATACATCGCTGTACTTCCACTTCCAACCTATCTACCTGATCATCTCTCAGGGGTCTTACTCACTTACGTGATGGGAAATCTCATCTTGAGGGGGGCTTCACGCTTAGATGCTTTCAGCGTTTATCCCGTCCACACATAGCTACCCAGCGATGCTCTTGGCAGAACAACTGGTACACCAGCGGTGTGTCCATCCCGGTCCTCTCGTACTAAGGACAGCTCCTCTCAAATTTCCTGCGCCCGCGACGGATAGGGACCGAACTGTCTCACGACGTTCTGAACCCAGCTCGCGTACCGCTTTAATGGGCGAACAGCCCAACCCTTGGGACCGACTACAGCCCCAGGATGCGATGAGCCGACATCGAGGTGCCAAACCTCCCCGTCGATGTGGACTCTTGGGGGAGATAAGCCTGTTATCCCCAGGGTAGCTTTTATCCGTTGAGCGATGGCCCTTCCATACGGAACCACCGGATCACTAAGCCCGACTTTCGTCCCTGCTCGACTTGTAGGTCTCGCAGTCAAGCTCCCTTCTGCCTTTACACTCTACGAATGATTTCCAACCATTCTGAGGGAACCTTTGGGCGCCTCCGTTACACTTTAGGAGGCGACCGCCCCAGTCAAACTGCCCGTCAGACACTGTCTCCCAGCCAGATTATGGCTGTGGGTTAGAGTGGTCATACAGCAAGGGTAGTATCCCACCATTGCCTCCACCAAGACTAGCGTCCTGGCTTCATAGGCTCCTACCTATCCTGTACAAGCTGTACAAACACTCAATATCAAACTGCAGTAAAGCTCCATGGGGTCTTTCCGTCCTGTCGCGGGTAACCTGCATCTTCACAGGTACTATAATTTCACCGAGTCTCTCGTTGAGACAGTGCCCAAATCATTACGCCTTTCGTGCGGGTCGGAACTTACCCGACAAGGAATTTCGCTACCTTAGGACCGTTATAGTTACGGCCGCCGTTTACTGGGGCTTCAATTCTGAGCTTCGCTCGAAAGCTAACCCATCCTCTTAACCTTCCAGCACCGGGCAGGCGTCAGCCCCTATACGTCATCTTTCGATTTAGCAGAGACCTGTGTTTTTGATAAACAGTTGCTTGGGCCTATTCACTGCGGCTGACCAATTGGTCAGCACCCCTTCTCCCGAAGTTACGGGGTCATTTTGCCGAGTTCCTTAACGAGAGTTCGCTCGCACACCTTAGGATTCTCTCCTCGACTACCTGTGTCGGTTTGCGGTACGGGCAGATTGTTTCTAACTAGAAGCTTTTCTTGACAGTGTGACATCAGGAACTTCGGTACTTAATTTCCCTCCCCATCACAACTTGTCCTTAATAGAGGCAAGCATTTGACTCACCTCAAGACTTGTTGCTTGGACGCACATATCCAACAGTGCGTATTCCTTAGCCTACTGTGTCCCTCCATTGTTCAAACAAAACAAACTGGTACAGGAATCTCAACCTGTTGTCCATCGTCTACGCCTATCGGCCTCGACTTAGGTCCCGACTAACCCTGGGAGGACGAGCCTTCCCCAGGAAACCTTAGTCATTCGGTGGACGGGATTCTCACCCGTCTTTCGCTACTCATACCGGCATTCTCACTTCTAAGCGCTCCACCAGTCCTCACGGTCTAGCTTCGACGCCCTTAGAACGCTCTCCTACCATAGAACCTAAGTTCTATCCACAGCTTCGGTGTTATGTTTAGCCCCGGTAAATTTTCGGCGCAGGGTCACTCGACTAGTGAGCTATTACGCACTCTTTAAATGATGGCTGCTTCTGAGCCAACATCCTAGTTGTCTAAGCAACCCCACATCCTTTTCCACTTAACATAAACTTTGGGACCTTAGCTGGTGGTCTGGGCTGTTTCCCTCTCGACTACGGATCTTATCACTCGTAGTCTGACTCCCGGATATAAATCAATGGCATTCGGAGTTTATCTGAATTCGGTAACCCGAGAAGGGCCCCTAGTCCAAACAGTTGCTCTACCTCCATGATTCTAATTCCGAGGCTAGCCCTAAAGCTATTTCGGAGAGAACCAGCTATCTCCAAGTTCGATTGGAATTTCTCCGCTACCCACACCTCATCCCCGCATTTTTCAACATACGTGGGTTCGGTCCTCCAGTGCGTATTACCGCACCTTCAACCTGGACATGGGTAGATCACTTGGTTTCGGGTCTACGACCACATACTCATTCGCCCTATTCAGACTCGCTTTCGCTACGGCTCCGTCTCATCAACTTAACCTCGCATGGGATCGTAACTCGCCGGTTCATTCTACAAAAGGCACGCTATCACCCATTAACGGGCTCTAACTACTTGTAAGCACACGGTTTCAGGTGCTGTTTCACTCCCCTTTCGGGGTTCTTTTCACCTTTCCCTCACGGTACTGGTTCACTATCGGTCACTAGGGAGTATTTAGCCTTGGGAGATGGTCCTCCCGGATTCCGACGGAATTTCTCGTGTTCCGCCGTACTCAGGATACTGATCAGAGTGAACGAAGTTTCAGTTACGGGGCTTTTACCCTCTTTGGCGGACCTTTCCAGGTCGCTTCTCCTACTTCGTTCATTTATGACTCTATGTGTTCAGTCCTACAACCCCAGAAAGCAAGCTTTCTGGTTTGGGCTATTCCCGTTTCGCTCGCCGCTACTCAGGGAATCGATTTTTCTTTCTCTTCCTGCAGGTACTTAGATGTTTCAGTTCTCTGCGTCTACCTCTATTGACCTATGTATTCAGTCAATAGTAACACCCGATAAAGAGTGCTGGGTTTCCCCATTCGGAAATCTCTGGATCAAAGCTTACTTACAGCTCCCCAAAGCATATCGGCGTTAGTCCCGTCCTTCTTCGGCTCCTAGTGCCAAGGCATCCACCGTGCGCCCTTATTAACTTAACCTATGGTCATGTTAACTATTTCATTCACCTCATGGTGAAGAAATACATTAAAAAATAAAACGCGATGTTTTCTTGGTTTCTTGCTTTTCTTACATGTTAAACACTATCCAGTTTTCAAAGAACAATTCTATTCTTTTGCGATTTCATCGCAATGGAGCCTAGCGGGATCGAACCGCTGACCTCCTGCGTGCAAGGCAGGCGCTCTCCCAGCTGAGCTAAGGCCCCAAAAGGGGTTCAAATAAAAAAAAGGCTATTAACCTCTCAAAACTGAACAAAGTAAAACAACTGTGACGGTTCCGTTATATCCTTAGAAAGGAGGTGATCCAGCCGCACCTTCCGATACGGCTACCTTGTTACGACTTCACCCCAATTATCTATCCCACCTTAGGCGGCTGGCTCCCAAAAGGGTTACCTCACCGACTTCGGGTGTTACAAACTCTCGTGGTGTGACGGGCGGTGTGTACAAGACCCGGGAACGTATTCACCGCGGCGTTCTGATCCGCGATTACTAGCGATTCCGGCTTCATGCAGGCGAGTTGCAGCCTGCAATCCGAACTGAGAATGGCTTTAAGAGATTAGCTTGACCTCGCGATCTTGCGACTCGTTGTACCATCCATTGTAGCACGTGTGTAGCCCAGGTCATAAGGGGCATGATGATTTGACGTCATCCCCACCTTCCTCCGGTTTATCACCGGCAGTCTCACTAGAGTGCCCAACTGAATGCTGGCAACTAATAATAGGGGTTGCGCTCGTTGCGGGACTTAACCCAACATCTCACGACACGAGCTGACGACAACCATGCACCACCTGTCACTTTGTCCCCGAAGGGAAAGCTCTATCTCTAGAGTGGTCAAAGGATGTCAAGACCTGGTAAGGTTCTTCGCGTTGCTTCGAATTAAACCACATGCTCCACCGCTTGTGCGGGTCCCCGTCAATTCCTTTGAGTTTCAGCCTTGCGGCCGTACTCCCCAGGCGGAGTGCTTAATGCGTTAGCTGCAGCACTGAGGGGCGGAAACCCCCCAACACTTAGCACTCATCGTTTACGGCGTGGACTACCAGGGTATCTAATCCTGTTTGCTCCCCACGCTTTCGAGCCTCAGCGTCAGTTACAGACCAGAGAGTCGCCTTCGCCACTGGTGTTCCTCCATATATCTACGCATTTCACCGCTACACATGGAATTCCACTCTCCTCTTCTGCACTCAAGTTCTCCAGTTTCCAATGACCTTCCCCAGTTGAGCTGGGGTCTTTCACATCAGACTTAAAGAACCGCCTGCGCTCGCTTTACGCCCAATAAATCCGGACAACGCTTGCCATCTACGTATTACCGCGGCTGCTGGCACGTAGTTAGCCATGGCTTTCTGGTTAGATACCGTCAGGGGATGAGCAGTTACTCTCATCCTTGTTCTTCTCTAACAACAGAGTTTTACGATCCGAAAACCTTCTTCACTCACGCGGCATTGCTCCGTCAGACTTTCGTCCATTGCGGAAGATTCCCTACTGCTGCCTCCCGTAGGAGTCTGGGCCGTGTCTCAGTCCCAGTGTGGCCGATCACCCTCTCAGGTCGGCTACGTATCATTGCCTTGGTGAGCCATTACCTCACCAACTAGCTAATACGCCGCGGGTCCATCCATAAGCGGTAGCCGAAGCCACCTTTCATCCGTTCGCCATGCGGCAATCAGAATTATGCGGTATTAGCATCCGTTTCCGAATGTTATCCCCCACTTATGGGCAGGTTACCCACGTGTTACTCACCCGTCCGCCACTCCTCTTTCCAGTCGAGTGCAAGCACTCAATAGAAAAGAAGCGTTCGACTTGCATGTATTAGGCATGCCGCCAGCGTTCGTCCTGAGCCAGGATCAAACTCTCATAAAAGTTGAACCAACCCGTTAGGATTGCTTCGCTTTTTAACGATGCTTGAAGCTCATTAAAATGACTTGCTAGCGAATAATTATTCACTTTGTTTCTTTTGGTTCGACCCTTGGTCGAACCGCCGTACACAGTTTATTGTTTTACTTTGTTCAGTTTTCAAAGGTCAATCCTTCTTGTTTTGACAACTTCTAAATATTAACATTTAGCAGGATGCTTGTCAAATCTTTTTTTGAATAATTTTTGTTCTATCTACATATTTATTCAAATAATATCTTCTTGTTATCTTTACGACTTTTATATAATAACACAAACAATCAATTTACGTCAATTGTTTTTTCAAGCTCAAGTAATCAAATAAAATTTTCATCTGAATACGTTTCAACAACATCTACTAATATATCAACTTTTTATACATTCGTCAAGACTATTTTTCCAGTTAAATAAATCCTTTTAAAAACAAAGATTCATTTAACTACCTTCACTATTTCGAATGGCTAAATCTTCTTTTTCTTCCTACAAGGCATGTAAAGATGATGGTTCTATCTTTTCTTTTTTAACAATCATTAATAAACCATCACCTAACGGAACAATACTAGATTCTAATGACGGATGATTCATTACTATATCTAGAAAAATAGTTAATTTACGATGAATTGCTCTAGTTCTTTTTGGAATTTCTTCATCCGGCAACAAGATTGTCCCACCTTGCAACACATCGTCGACAACTAACATGCCACCAATTTTCAATAATCGAATACATTCAGGTAAGAAATCATAATATTTTGATTTTGCACTATCCATAAATATAAAGTCGTATTCTCCTGTTAAAGTCGGTAGTATATCTGCAGCTTGTCCTTCTAAAAGAGTTACTTTATCTGTTAATCCTAGAAGTTGATAATTTTTTTTAGCTTTTTCAATCATCACATCAAAACGATCGATCGTGGTTACATGTCCATTTTCACCTACATGTTGTGCCATTAAACTAGACGAGAAACCTATAGCTGCACCAATCTCTAATATTTTATCAGGTTTAATTTGTCCTAATAGTAAGTTTAAAAAGACAACCGTTTCGTGTGGAATGATGGGTACTCGTTTTTCATTTGCTTCTCTCTCAATTTCTCCTAGTTTCCCTCGTAATGGTTTCTGTTTATTTCTTAAAAATTCCACTACTTCTTTTTGTACAACTGGACGATCCATCATTTCATTCCTAGCTACCTTAACTTCTTTATTTTCCATGTAATTTCTTCTCCTCTTTTCCTTAACTTTAAAGCTTACTTACTATTTTTTTACTTAGTTCCTATTATAAATTGCTTAATCTTATCAAACAAGGTTTTGTTTCGTCATTTTTTGTAACATAGCTTCAAATGCATTGTAAATAGGCTGTTTTGTATGCTATTATCAGTATATAGAACACAATAAAATAATTAAAGGAGGATACAATGATGCTCATTAAATCACTCTGTATTCCTAAAAAAAGTTTAACTACTGTCAAAGAAAGCGCAACTCTTCAAGAAGCGATTGATATACTCGAGGAATCTGGTTATCGTTGCATCCCAATCTTAGATGAAAGTGGAACGATTTTCAGGGGAAATATTTATAAAATGCATATTTACCGTCATCAAGCAAACAACGGTGATATGGGCTTGCCCGTCACAACTCTTTTGAAAAATGCAACAAAATTCATTTCAGTAGATTCTTCTTTTTTCAAAGTGTTCTTTACAATTAAAGAGCTACCTTATATATCTGTTTTAGATGAAGAAAATCATTTTTTTGGTATTTTAACTCATAGCTCTCTTCTAAACATGCTACAACAATCATGGAATATCGACTCAGGTAGTTATGTATTGACTATTGCATCTTCGGGTCAAAAAGGTGATTTAACAAATATGACTAAAATTATCAACCGTTATTGCTCTATCTCAAGTTGTATTACGTTAGATGCTGAACGCGAAGAGTTGGTCCGCCGTACAATGATGACTCTTGAATCCGGTGTAACTACAGAAACAGTTAAACAAATCAGCGAGCACCTAGAAAAAAAAGGTTTCCGCGTAGTAGAAGTAGAAGATTTAAAAAACAACTAGTTTCATGCATTAATCATTCTTATTAAAAATAAATATTGATAATAAAAAGCCGAAAACAGTCTGTTATTTTCTAGAAGTTAGTTTCATTAAAACTAAGTTCTAACTATAACGTATTGTTTTCGGTTTCTTTTTTTAAGACTCTATTCGCTCATTAAAATGAACTTTTTTATCTACATACAACATAATCGGCGCACCAACTATCATAACCCCAAACTCCCCAATCCCAACGGTTAAGTAACCAAACCAAAAAGGAACAGAAAATGCTAAGTATAATTCCCAAGCAATTAACGAAGAAAGAATAGTAAATACTAATGAGTTAATCAAGAATTTCATCCAGATATTAGGAACTTTCTTAATCAAACCACTTACAATTAATAAAGATAAGAAAGAATGACCTACACCAAATATTAAATCATAGCCCACCATTGTTGAAAAGAATAAATTGGATATAAAAACACCACTTACTATTCCAAAAATATACTTTCTGTTAAAGATAATA
Encoded proteins:
- a CDS encoding M20 family metallopeptidase; translated protein: MKTFIQEQHKTACIETIKTLISYPSYLREDDKGDTPFGDDIQAVLEKTLTICEELGMKSYLDPEGYYGYADYGEGEESLAILCHLDVVPPGNLDLWESNPFKATERNDAIYGRGSQDDKGPAMAALYAFKAVVDSGVTFKKRIRFIFGTDEETLWRCLDRYNELEKPSTMGFAPDAEFPLTYAEKGLLQIKLHGPGDSDLRINCGKSLNIVPDEAGYQGYLNDKLENELKSLGFDYQLSNEKIIVKGKAVHSKDAPEGINAITRLVTALFPHTENKTMAFITEKLNNDPTGQTIFGKVQDDISGPLTVNLATLVINETESTIGLDLRIPVTGNKEDLVGQLITSAEEYQLTYEEYDYLASLYVSKDSLLVTTLLDVYREKTGDKSDPLTSGGATFARTMKNCVAFGAVFPDSEVTFHMPNEKMTIRDIYNAMDIYAESIYRLACK
- a CDS encoding GNAT family N-acetyltransferase, with the protein product MKRDGCAEMNFEKTENRFYKNDENGKMIAEVTYVPSGDDKVILDHTFVDPSLRGQGIAEELVNRVVKEMRIENKKIIPLCPYAKTLFERKPEIYSSIQAK
- a CDS encoding zinc-dependent alcohol dehydrogenase family protein, which encodes MKALVHKYKKGMDGLHYEETKNQELKKEEVRIKLHFAGLNHRDLFTIAQHDENAEPLIIGSDGVGEISEILTENKNFKVGDKVIINPGLNWIKVSDAAPENLEILGNPVSGTFAEEIILPIENIVMKPEYLSMEEASVLSLSALTAYRALFTKGNVTKDDTILIPGIGGGVATYLLQFAKAIGASVYVTSRSKDKLEQAKKLGANKGIQSEGDWNELLKEEKVDVVIETVGAATFHQSLNQLRKGGTMVLIGSSTGDKIEFNLREFFYGQYTLKGTTMGSSEEYQAMLDFIGKHNIRPVVDKIFKIEDFKKAFDRLEKGKQFGKIGFAIS
- a CDS encoding O-methyltransferase — translated: MENKEVKVARNEMMDRPVVQKEVVEFLRNKQKPLRGKLGEIEREANEKRVPIIPHETVVFLNLLLGQIKPDKILEIGAAIGFSSSLMAQHVGENGHVTTIDRFDVMIEKAKKNYQLLGLTDKVTLLEGQAADILPTLTGEYDFIFMDSAKSKYYDFLPECIRLLKIGGMLVVDDVLQGGTILLPDEEIPKRTRAIHRKLTIFLDIVMNHPSLESSIVPLGDGLLMIVKKEKIEPSSLHAL
- the cbpA gene encoding cyclic di-AMP binding protein CbpA, producing the protein MLIKSLCIPKKSLTTVKESATLQEAIDILEESGYRCIPILDESGTIFRGNIYKMHIYRHQANNGDMGLPVTTLLKNATKFISVDSSFFKVFFTIKELPYISVLDEENHFFGILTHSSLLNMLQQSWNIDSGSYVLTIASSGQKGDLTNMTKIINRYCSISSCITLDAEREELVRRTMMTLESGVTTETVKQISEHLEKKGFRVVEVEDLKNN
- a CDS encoding QueT transporter family protein → MKIKSLVTNAVVAALYVAVTGILAPISFGVLQFRVAEIFNHLIIFNRKYIFGIVSGVFISNLFFSTMVGYDLIFGVGHSFLSLLIVSGLIKKVPNIWMKFLINSLVFTILSSLIAWELYLAFSVPFWFGYLTVGIGEFGVMIVGAPIMLYVDKKVHFNERIES